In the Trichoderma atroviride chromosome 4, complete sequence genome, TCGACCTCAGATAACTGTCGCTTGATGCCGGCTTTAGTATCGGGTTCATTCTCTGGTTCGGAACCATCTGCGTCGAGCAATTTGTCCTGATGACATAAATTTAGCGGGGTAAGTTGGAGATGAAGCACAATTGGCAGAACAGCTTCGCTCGGTATACTCACTACTTGCTCCTTGATTATTgtcttgctcttttgcttccaagTGTCGCTAGTGAAGAAGCCATCCTCTAGCCCGAGCTTTTCTTCGACAAGCCGCCGGACTTTATTGACAGAGGTTCCGTCGGGTTCTGCCTTGTAAATTTCGCACGTTCCGTCAATGAGTGCTTCTTTGAGCTTGGCGGCTGAAggcgccatgatggcggGCAAAGTTAAAgatggaaggaaaaaaagaaatcaactGAAATTGTATTTTTTTGGAGTTCCGGCAGTAACGACAGCACTTGGTTTCCAAAGGCCCCAGATGACGTTGTATCTGTCGTTGTCGGCTTTCAAAAGCGCGTCTGTGACGCGATCGGATTGTGATTGGAGAGCTTTAATTGATGCTGGCGAGCTACGCTGTACAAAGTTACATCGAGCGGACTGTTTGCGCTGGGCGGAGCAGGGTTCAATGAAACAGACTAGACCTATTACGTCTGTGTAACCAATGGAACCAATGATGCGTGATGCTGTGGAGTTTTTATATGGAGATCAAGCCTGAGGTGTGCAATGACGGCGTCTGGAGAAGTCGATTTTAGTTATGACGGGCAGCACTAATAAGCCTTGCTTGAACTTGTCATCTTCAAAATTCAAAATATTTATTCTCTCTACGTCATTTTTTATTGATCTAGCGACATCGAATCTATTTCTGATCACAGGTTCTATATCCATTGAGCAGAATACTAGCGGATTAGGCTACTGACCCCAAAGCTATTCGTTTCGACCTATCCAAGATGTCGGCATCACTTGCACCGGAGTGTAATGAGGTGAAGGAGTAAGCATCTTCTTGAGAACTGATGGATGGCGATATACTTATACAAGAACCAAGGCGTTACGATACCTGCTTTCTAAAATGGTACAGCGAGAGTGAGATATACCTTTCCGTCTTCTGGTCCATGTCTGCTAAGCAGTCCTCAAACTTACACATATGCAGAGTATCTCCGAGGGGCAGAGAAGGACAACAAGGAATGTGCCGGTCTATTCAATGAATACCAAAAGTGTCTAAGTGTATGAAATCTGGGACAATGAGGCGCAGAGAAAGGAACGATATCGTGCTGACATTTTGAATTAGCTTGCACTAAAAGACCGAGGCATAGATAAGCTTCTTGACGAGGCTCGGGAAGACAACAAAGAAAACGACGTGAGGTTAACGGCGCCCAGGAGTAAGTCCACGAATCAAGTACAAGGAAACGTCATAATTTATTAATCAATGTCCAGAATAGCAATGTTTGCTTCGATTTTTGGCAAGAAGGAGGCTTGAATCGgtggaaaaggccgagatgCGCTGGCCCGCGGAGCGGCTTAGACCTGAGATCTCGTATTTGCACCTCACATCTGTACATATAAATGTCGCAACGTCGTTTTCTGACATGCTGTAAACTGATCATCTGCATACTCCATGGCGCATGTCCAGCCCAAACAACCTGCTTCTGGCCCATTTCTGGGCCGCAGCAGTCGTGATATACGCAAGCAGAGGATACGTCGTCAATTACAAGCCACGTGATTCGCTGCCGGCCACAGCAGCACCCCCAAAAGCCTCCACTCTTGGCGGGCGGCTGGCTTTTTAGTGGAGGAGCGCCGCCAGCCGCTCGCCTTTGCACTTTTGGCTACGTGCCATCAGGGATAGCTGGACAACGCCTCTTGAAACCCGTCGAGCTGCCATTGAGCGCCTGTTGGCTTCGGTATATAATCCAGTGCGCGGCCCCGGGAATCTGCTGGGCATCCCAATCCTCCAGCAGCGATCATCGCGACCACCGCGCCTGCTGGCGAGCAAGAAACCCGACGCCGAGAATCCCACGATACGCGCGCGACTCCCGCCCACCCTCGCCCGCCATCCCACCTTCGAGCTCACAGCCTGGCCTCCAAAACCGATCCTTGCTCCCTTGGCCAGCGGCATGTCCTACCGGCAGCAGTAACGCTCTATGCACCCCTTCTCGACCGTGACCctcggcatcttcgtcgcTGGCTACATCACCGCGCGCTGGGACCTGGTTACACGCCTCTATGAGCTGGTCTTATTTGCCGCCGAATACGGAGTTGTTGTAAGTCGCAAGGGCGTGCGCCATGCAGTCTGGGCATGTCTGACGTGtaatctttctttcttgggCTCTAGTTGCGTGCAGCCCGCGGCCTGGTGGTCCTGActgtcatcttcatcactaTTTTTGTGCCAGTGGCCCTACTAGCGAGGGGAGAGACGAGGCTTGTACGTTTTATACATCAACACTGCGAGAAAAGGGATATACCTATTCTGTTGGTCTGGTCTCGAGGCTAACTACCATGGCAGCACCCACGAGAACACGGAACCGGTATCTCTGCGCGAGAACAGCTCAGACGACGAGGCTCCTTCTGAGTGCAGCGCTTCGCCTCGCCGATAGCTATCCTTGGTCATGGTAGAGCATGACGGGTTGATGAGAGTGTTTTGGCCGACGGACATTCGCAGATCCGATCGCGCTGGCGTTGTTGTCGGTTGGAGGAACTCGACACTCGATGTTTTCGTCGTCACTATCCTCGAATACGTTGATGTTAGCTCTTTTCTTGCCAAGGCTTCCTTCTTTGACCTTGAGTTTGATCGCTAATGAGCTTGGTGTATAGGCGCATAATGTCGAGTTCCACCTCAAGTCCGGCACCTTCTTCCGGAGTGGCCCCCACTCTCCGAACCGCATATACGACCTCTGCGGCCATTCTTCGATGCATGTCCTAGGAGTTGCCAATGTAGCAAGCCAAACCGAGGTTGACCCTTCTTGGGTATGCGCCAAGACCAGCGCCAATAGCCAATATCCTAGGATTGCCTGCGCCAAGGCCTCTAGCGTCCAGCTTATCCTATACGATAGGCCTCACCCAAAGGGCATGCAGTACATATCCCTGAACCCGATTGCGCTGGCTCTTGGAGACAAAGGGTCGTTTCCCGACGATGTGACGAGTGGCGAGGATGATAGTGCAGAGGCTAAGCATGCAGCCGCGAACAAGGAAAATCGACGCAAGTTAATGGAGAAGCTCAAACAGCACAGCATCATAAAGCGAGTACCCTCCGCCAGAGATAAGGCGCTGCCCAAAATCGTCAATCAGGTGAATTGGTCTTGGGAACTGGAGCAAGTCTTACAGCAGAATGTAGGGCGGCTTGGCCCAAGGCCAAAACGAGGCCTGAGCGTCTCTGAGAGGGTAGTAGAGTCTGCTACAACAATGCGGAACTATGTGCTCGTGCAGTTGTGGACTCTGCTTTCCGTATACCTCTTTCCGATTGTGCAGCAGGCCTTCATCCTGGTGCTATTCTTCCATCGAGTACTGGCTGAAATCCTACTCATCATCCTGGAATTCCGAGCCAAGCCGGGGTATGCTGCTCTGAAAGACATATCAGCGACGGCCCAGCAGATTGAGATTCGCCTCCAGCAGTTTTGCTACTGGCCTATGCAATATGTCACTCTCCGCCAGCGCAAGGCCAACTGGGCCAGCGTTACCACCAGTCACCCAGACTATATTCGTTTCTACAACAGCCTATGGCTTGTTGCTAATGATGTGATTATTGGCATGGCAATGGGCTCGTACATTATTGAGCACAAGGAGTGGGTTGCAGACCAAATTCGAGACCTCCTGCGTGTCTACACTGTGGAAGCTCTTCAAAGCGGCATATCGTGGCTGATGGGTTGGCCTGCGGGTCTAAAGCTCAACGGTGAACTGGCTGCCTTTCTTGGCGATTTGTTTCTCTGGGTTATTGATTATTGGTCAAGTAAGTGGCAACCCCTTTACCACTGTGGAACTTCTGCAAGCTGACACATAGCCTCGCATTGCAGGCTGCATCGAGGCCTTGAGCCCCGCTCTGCCGCATATCATTTGGTTCGTGGGGTTTTCGTCCTTTGCCGGGGCGAGTATGCCAATTGCAATGTTCTCTGACCTTTTGTCGGTCCTTACTGTGCACATCTACTCCTTCTATCTCGCATCTGCACGCATATACCACTGGCAGCTCACCATCCTACGCTCACTGTTCCACTTATTTCGAGGCAAAAAACACAACGTTCTCCGCAACCGTATTGATTCGTGCGATTACGACCTCGATCAGCTACTTGTGGGGACAATTCTCTTCacccttttgttctttcttttgcctACCGTCATGGTCTTCTATCTTAATTTCGCCATTGCTAGAATGATCATTATTTCAATGAAGGCGGGCTTTGATACGCTACTATCATGTTTGAACCACTTCCCCCTGTTTGCCTTAATGTTGAGATTGAAGGATCCGAGTAGATTACCAGGTGAGCACGGAtgacgcagcagcatccatACAGAGAGCCGTTTGGATTCGAGGCTAACTTGGACCTAAGGTGGCATTCGTTTTGAACTTCGAGATACCCATGCTTATAAACTTTCCGATGCTAATGATAAAAATTTTAATGAGCCCCCTACCTCTATTATTTACCTCAAGGTGAGTTTGTCTCCTCATGTTCTATCTATATTTGTTTGTGGCTTGGCCAAGACCGGAAGTTAACCTTTGTAGTGTATTCCCCTCCCTTTTCGGGCCATGTTCCATCAATACTTTCAATTGGCCCACCGTATTCGAAAACACTATTTGTCGCCGCGGGTGTTGTTATGTTTAATAACTGGGCAATTTGTTCCTCCAATCAACAGGAAAAATCTGTATAGTCTACAGTACAGCATGTTGCCTGCGAAGAGGGCGACAATGTGGGAGATGTGGCGAGCGGTCAATACGGAAATTGACTTTCCTCAGAAGAAACCGTTTCAGCTGCCCAACATTCCCCAACTACAAAATGGAGGCAAGCGGCCAGCAGGGTTTGGTAGAGCCAGGTCATACGCCTGAAAATAAAcataaataaataatatatt is a window encoding:
- a CDS encoding uncharacterized protein (TransMembrane:1 (n4-14c19/20o43-65i)), which translates into the protein MHPFSTVTLGIFVAGYITARWDLVTRLYELVLFAAEYGVVLRAARGLVVLTVIFITIFVPVALLARGETRLHPREHGTGISAREQLRRRGSF
- a CDS encoding uncharacterized protein (TransMembrane:8 (i250-272o345-364i376-394o406-423i435-455o475-491i512-536o548-567i)), producing the protein MVEHDGLMRVFWPTDIRRSDRAGVVVGWRNSTLDVFVVTILEYVDAHNVEFHLKSGTFFRSGPHSPNRIYDLCGHSSMHVLGVANVASQTEVDPSWVCAKTSANSQYPRIACAKASSVQLILYDRPHPKGMQYISLNPIALALGDKGSFPDDVTSGEDDSAEAKHAAANKENRRKLMEKLKQHSIIKRVPSARDKALPKIVNQVNWSWELEQVLQQNVGRLGPRPKRGLSVSERVVESATTMRNYVLVQLWTLLSVYLFPIVQQAFILVLFFHRVLAEILLIILEFRAKPGYAALKDISATAQQIEIRLQQFCYWPMQYVTLRQRKANWASVTTSHPDYIRFYNSLWLVANDVIIGMAMGSYIIEHKEWVADQIRDLLRVYTVEALQSGISWLMGWPAGLKLNGELAAFLGDLFLWVIDYWSSCIEALSPALPHIIWFVGFSSFAGASMPIAMFSDLLSVLTVHIYSFYLASARIYHWQLTILRSLFHLFRGKKHNVLRNRIDSCDYDLDQLLVGTILFTLLFFLLPTVMVFYLNFAIARMIIISMKAGFDTLLSCLNHFPLFALMLRLKDPSRLPGGIRFELRDTHAYKLSDANDKNFNEPPTSIIYLKCIPLPFRAMFHQYFQLAHRIRKHYLSPRVLLCLITGQFVPPINRKNLYSLQYSMLPAKRATMWEMWRAVNTEIDFPQKKPFQLPNIPQLQNGGKRPAGFGRARSYA